In Gemmatimonadetes bacterium SCN 70-22, the following are encoded in one genomic region:
- a CDS encoding UDP-N-acetylglucosamine 1-carboxyvinyltransferase: protein MSSVQYIVEGGHRLSGSIEPAGNKNAALPIIAAALLTEHEVTLENVPRIRDTEALVQLLQAVGAEAEWRERNTLVIRAREVRAEHLDPELCARIRASILLAGPLLARCGHVILPPPGGDVIGRRRVDTHFLALEQLGATVSAADRFEFRATKLRGADVFLDEPSVTATENALMAAVYAEGTTILRNAASEPHVQDLAKFLVAMGAQIEGIGTNTMTIHGPATLGGARHRIGPDHIEVGSFIGLAAVTRSTLRVTRAGVEHLRSTRMGFERLGIRCEVEGDDLIIPAEQSRVIQSDLGGHVPKIEDQPWPAFPADVMSIAIVTATQCEGLVLMFEKMFESRMFFVDKLIAMGARIVLCDPHRALVAGPSRLRAARMESPDIRAGMAMLLAAMCAEGTSTINNATQIERGYERIDERLNALGARITRIPARL from the coding sequence ATGTCCTCAGTGCAGTACATCGTGGAAGGCGGTCACCGCCTGTCCGGCAGCATCGAACCGGCCGGCAACAAGAATGCCGCCCTCCCGATCATCGCCGCCGCCCTCCTCACCGAACACGAAGTCACCCTCGAGAACGTGCCGCGCATTCGCGATACCGAGGCACTCGTGCAGCTCCTCCAGGCGGTCGGCGCCGAGGCCGAATGGCGCGAACGGAATACCCTCGTCATCCGGGCCAGGGAGGTGCGCGCGGAGCACCTGGATCCGGAGCTGTGCGCGAGAATCCGCGCCTCGATCCTCCTCGCCGGCCCGCTCCTCGCCCGCTGTGGCCACGTGATTCTCCCGCCTCCGGGCGGCGACGTCATCGGGCGTCGGCGCGTCGACACGCACTTCCTCGCCCTCGAGCAGCTCGGGGCGACCGTCTCGGCTGCCGATCGCTTCGAGTTCCGCGCCACCAAGCTCCGTGGTGCCGACGTCTTCCTGGACGAGCCCAGCGTCACCGCGACCGAGAACGCCCTCATGGCCGCCGTCTACGCGGAGGGGACCACGATCCTGCGCAACGCGGCGTCCGAGCCGCACGTGCAGGACCTCGCCAAGTTCCTGGTCGCGATGGGCGCGCAGATCGAGGGGATCGGCACCAACACGATGACGATCCACGGTCCCGCCACCCTCGGCGGGGCGCGCCATCGGATCGGTCCCGATCACATCGAGGTGGGATCGTTCATTGGACTGGCCGCGGTCACGCGCTCGACGCTCCGCGTCACGCGCGCCGGCGTCGAACACCTGCGCTCCACGCGCATGGGCTTCGAGCGCCTGGGGATCCGCTGCGAAGTCGAGGGTGATGACCTCATCATCCCCGCCGAACAGTCGAGGGTGATCCAGTCCGACCTGGGGGGACACGTCCCCAAGATCGAGGACCAGCCATGGCCCGCCTTCCCGGCCGACGTCATGTCGATCGCCATCGTCACCGCGACGCAGTGCGAGGGGCTCGTGCTGATGTTCGAGAAGATGTTCGAGTCGCGCATGTTCTTCGTCGACAAGCTCATTGCCATGGGCGCGCGCATCGTGCTCTGCGATCCGCACCGCGCGCTGGTCGCCGGCCCGAGTCGCTTGCGCGCCGCGCGCATGGAATCGCCCGACATACGCGCCGGGATGGCGATGCTTTTGGCGGCGATGTGCGCCGAAGGGACGAGCACGATCAACAACGCGACGCAGATCGAGCGAGGCTACGAGCGCATCGACGAACGCCTCAACGCCCTGGGCGCTCGCATCACGCGCATCCCCGCGCGCCTGTGA